Genomic window (Dehalococcoidia bacterium):
GCTTTCCTGACGATACTCCTTGTCGAATGCTGGAGATAATCGAGCCCGATGTCTTCGTCAAGTATGTCGAGTACGAGGGCAAGAACATTCCCGAGGAGGCTACAATGAAGAAGTTGGGCGGTGAAATGGTCTTCATAGATTCAGGGATCGATGTCCACAGCAGCGATATTCTGTGTGGTAGATACATAGAGCACATGGTGCCCGTCGTAGGAGTAGAATGAAGCATAATAGGGTGAAGACCA
Coding sequences:
- a CDS encoding adenylyltransferase/cytidyltransferase family protein, with amino-acid sequence MKIVACGGCFDVIHAGHIKLLEEARKLGDMLIVLVNEDAYVAGKGPGRPYMPLEDRMTILRALRPVSAVLSFPDDTPCRMLEIIEPDVFVKYVEYEGKNIPEEATMKKLGGEMVFIDSGIDVHSSDILCGRYIEHMVPVVGVE